One genomic window of Camelina sativa cultivar DH55 chromosome 5, Cs, whole genome shotgun sequence includes the following:
- the LOC104786110 gene encoding cytochrome P450 710A1, whose amino-acid sequence MVFSVSLFASLAPYVVSALLLFLLLEQLSYLVKKRNLPGPLFVPPIIGNAVALVRDPTSFWDKQSAAAGISGLSANYLIGKFIVYIKDTELSHQIFANVRPDAFHLIGHPFGKKLFGEHNLIYMFGEDHKSVRRQIAPNFTPKALSTYSAVQQLVILRHLQRWEESTSGGSRPVSLRQLVRELNLETSQTVFVGTYLDKEATNRFRTDYNLFNLGAMALPFDLPGFAFSEARRAVTRLVETLAICAGKSKVRMAAGEKPTCLIDFWMQAIVEENPPPPHSGDEDIGGLLFDFLFAAQDASTSSLLWAVTLLESEPEVLNRVREEVAKIWSPESNALITIDQLAEMKYTCSVAREVVRYRPPATMVPHVAATDFPLTESYTIPKGAIVLPSLFDSSFQGFTEPDRFDPDRFSETRQEDQVFKRNFLAFGWGPHQCVGQRYALNHLVLFIAMFSSLFDFKRLRSDGCDDIVYCPTISPKDGCTVFLSRRVAKYPNLSLI is encoded by the coding sequence atggttttctctgtttctctattTGCCTCTCTCGCACCATACGTAGTCTCAGCATtacttctcttccttctcctaGAGCAACTCTCTTACCTTGTCAAGAAACGCAACCTCCCTGGCCCTCTCTTTGTCCCTCCGATCATCGGAAACGCCGTTGCACTAGTCCGTGACCCTACTTCCTTCTGGGACAAGCAATCCGCCGCCGCGGGAATCTCAGGCCTCTCCGCCAACTACCTCATCGGAAAATTCATCGTCTATATCAAAGACACTGAGCTGTCTCATCAAATCTTCGCAAACGTTCGTCCTGATGCCTTCCACCTTATCGGACATCCTTTTGGAAAGAAGCTCTTCGGTGAACACAACCTCATTTACATGTTCGGTGAAGATCACAAGTCCGTTCGCCGTCAGATCGCTCCTAACTTCACTCCCAAGGCACTCTCGACCTACTCTGCCGTCCAGCAATTAGTTATCCTCCGTCATCTACAGAGATGGGAGGAGAGTACCTCCGGAGGGTCTCGTCCGGTGTCGCTGCGACAACTTGTCCGTGAATTAAACCTCGAGACTTCACAGACGGTTTTCGTTGGAACTTACCTTGACAAGGAAGCAACAAACAGGTTCCGTACTGATTACAATCTGTTCAATCTCGGAGCTATGGCGCTCCCATTCGACCTCCCTGGCTTCGCGTTCAGTGAGGCTCGCCGGGCAGTAACGAGGCTAGTGGAGACCCTCGCCATTTGCGCCGGAAAATCAAAAGTGCGGATGGCTGCAGGAGAAAAACCAACATGCCTAATCGACTTCTGGATGCAGGCCATCGTCGAGGAGAATCCACCGCCGCCGCACTCCGGAGACGAAGATATCGGCGGTTTGCTCTTCGATTTTCTCTTTGCCGCGCAAGATGCATCCACGTCATCACTTCTCTGGGCAGTGACGCTTCTTGAGTCGGAGCCGGAAGTGCTTAACAGAGTAAGAGAGGAAGTGGCCAAGATCTGGTCGCCTGAGTCCAACGCGTTGATCACCATCGATCAGCTTGCGGAGATGAAATACACGTGCTCCGTGGCTCGTGAAGTGGTGAGATACAGGCCTCCGGCAACTATGGTCCCGCACGTCGCAGCTACAGACTTCCCTCTCACGGAATCGTACACTATCCCAAAAGGAGCAATTGTCTTACCTTCACTTTTTGACTCTTCGTTTCAAGGGTTTACTGAACCGGACAGGTTCGATCCTGACCGGTTTAGCGAGACAAGGCAAGAGGACCAGGTGTTCAAGCGCAACTTCCTAGCTTTTGGATGGGGGCCTCACCAATGCGTGGGGCAGCGTTACGCATTGAACCACTTGGTACTATTCATCGCAATGTTCTCgtctttgtttgatttcaagAGGCTTCGATCGGACGGCTGCGATGACATTGTGTACTGCCCCACGATATCGCCCAAGGATGGGTGCACGGTGTTCTTGTCTAGACGCGTCGCAAAGTATCCCAACCTTTCTTTAATCTGA